In the genome of Sorangium aterium, one region contains:
- a CDS encoding SRPBCC family protein yields the protein MPTFEKRTRIAAPPERVFAFHEEPDALERLTPPWEHARVLEKTGGILVGARVVVETRVGPVLLRWVAEHTQYERGRMFQDTQRSGPFKRWVHTHRMDPDGSGGCYLTDRVEYELPLGVLGRLGGGRFVRRKLERMFDYRHEVTRRACEAPPR from the coding sequence ATGCCCACCTTCGAGAAGCGCACGCGCATCGCCGCGCCCCCCGAGCGGGTCTTCGCCTTCCACGAGGAGCCTGACGCCCTCGAGCGCCTCACGCCCCCCTGGGAGCACGCGCGCGTGCTGGAGAAGACCGGCGGCATCCTCGTCGGCGCGCGCGTGGTCGTCGAGACGCGCGTCGGCCCCGTCCTGCTGCGCTGGGTCGCGGAGCACACGCAGTACGAGCGGGGCCGGATGTTCCAGGACACGCAGCGCAGCGGGCCGTTCAAGCGCTGGGTGCACACGCACCGAATGGACCCCGACGGCTCGGGCGGCTGCTACCTCACGGACCGCGTGGAGTACGAGCTCCCGCTCGGCGTGCTCGGCCGGCTCGGCGGCGGTCGCTTCGTCCGGCGCAAGCTGGAGCGGATGTTCGACTACCGCCACGAGGTGACGCGACGGGCCTGCGAAGCCCCGCCGCGGTAG
- the trxA gene encoding thioredoxin, which translates to MAIYRCGRCGSINRVADQRIKDRPVCGRCKAHLDTTGAPQPVDGAALEQAIASSPVPVLVDYWATWCGPCRVVAPTLDELGRRNAGKVLVLKVDTDADPAEAGRRRIQGVPTFVLFNGGRELDRRSGVTSRADLERWIETKAGQPSTRASHA; encoded by the coding sequence ATGGCTATCTACCGTTGCGGCCGTTGCGGCTCGATCAACCGGGTTGCGGACCAGAGGATCAAGGATCGGCCGGTCTGTGGCCGCTGCAAGGCCCACCTCGACACGACGGGCGCTCCGCAGCCGGTGGACGGGGCCGCGCTCGAACAGGCGATAGCGAGCTCTCCTGTCCCCGTCCTTGTCGACTACTGGGCCACCTGGTGCGGCCCGTGCCGTGTCGTCGCGCCGACCCTCGACGAGCTCGGCCGCAGGAATGCGGGCAAGGTGCTGGTCCTCAAGGTCGACACCGACGCCGATCCGGCGGAGGCCGGGCGCCGGCGCATCCAGGGGGTGCCCACCTTCGTGCTCTTCAACGGAGGGCGAGAGCTCGATCGCCGCAGCGGCGTGACCTCGCGCGCCGATCTGGAGCGCTGGATCGAGACCAAGGCCGGGCAGCCCTCCACGCGCGCGAGCCACGCTTGA